A portion of the Limosilactobacillus reuteri genome contains these proteins:
- the glf gene encoding UDP-galactopyranose mutase produces the protein MKKYDYLVVGAGLFGATFAYEAAKRGKRVKVIEKRDHIAGNIYTKEVDGIQVHQYGAHIFHTSNKEVWDYVNQFAEFNRYTNSPVANYKGEMYNLPFNMNTFSQMWGVRTPAEAMAKIDEQRQEMAGKEPQNLEEQAISLIGRDIYEKLIKGYTEKQWGQKATELPAFIIRRLPVRLVYDNNYFNDTYQGIPVGGYTQIVEKMLDSDLIDVETGVDFFDKKDEYFKDYPKIVFTGMIDQFFDYQLGELQYRSLRFETEEKNIGNYQGNAVINYTDAETPYTRIIEHKHFEFGKGDKDKTVITREYPADWHRGDEPYYPINNQRNNELYKQYAKLANEEANNVIFGGRLGQYRYYNMDQVLHAALTAVNQGV, from the coding sequence ATGAAAAAATATGACTATCTAGTAGTAGGTGCGGGCCTTTTTGGTGCGACCTTTGCCTATGAAGCTGCTAAACGTGGTAAGCGTGTAAAAGTAATTGAAAAACGAGACCACATTGCTGGTAACATCTACACTAAAGAAGTAGATGGTATTCAGGTTCATCAATATGGTGCCCATATTTTCCATACGTCTAATAAGGAAGTGTGGGATTATGTAAACCAGTTTGCAGAATTCAATCGGTATACGAATAGCCCAGTAGCTAACTACAAGGGCGAAATGTACAACCTCCCATTTAATATGAATACTTTCAGTCAAATGTGGGGCGTGCGGACACCAGCAGAAGCAATGGCAAAGATCGATGAACAACGCCAAGAGATGGCAGGTAAAGAACCACAGAATTTGGAAGAGCAAGCTATTTCCTTAATTGGTCGGGATATCTATGAAAAGCTCATCAAAGGTTATACTGAAAAGCAGTGGGGACAAAAGGCAACTGAATTGCCAGCCTTTATCATTCGGCGTTTGCCAGTGCGATTAGTTTACGATAACAACTACTTTAATGACACCTATCAAGGAATTCCGGTTGGTGGTTACACCCAGATTGTTGAAAAAATGTTAGACAGTGATTTGATTGATGTTGAAACTGGAGTAGACTTCTTTGATAAGAAGGATGAATACTTTAAAGATTATCCAAAGATTGTCTTTACCGGAATGATTGATCAATTCTTTGATTACCAGTTAGGTGAACTACAATACCGTAGTCTTCGTTTTGAAACTGAAGAAAAGAATATTGGCAACTACCAAGGTAACGCGGTAATTAACTATACTGATGCAGAAACACCATATACCCGGATTATTGAACATAAGCACTTTGAATTCGGTAAGGGTGATAAGGATAAGACGGTGATTACCCGTGAATATCCGGCTGATTGGCATCGTGGTGATGAACCATATTATCCAATTAATAATCAACGGAATAACGAACTTTATAAGCAATATGCAAAGTTAGCGAACGAAGAGGCTAATAATGTGATCTTCGGTGGTCGTTTAGGTCAATATCGTTACTACAATATGGATCAAGTATTACACGCAGCATTGACAGCTGTTAACCAAGGAGTTTGA
- a CDS encoding KxYKxGKxW signal peptide domain-containing protein, with the protein MEQKKHFKLYKSGKQWITAAIATVAVSTGIILGGVAQADTTDSADNQSVATQPISDQQENNNNSNNNKQTQTLKTFTTESVAEINHPQESVSNNDTPSKEPATLEATLSQTQSYDQNDNGSYGNFDSIEVNNNQLHVTGWQATNQAAAYGNQNRFLIVIGHNDKGEQAELGRTKLNNQTIVQRPDVKNVHNVYNAENSGFGAKIQLDTNKLNTYRNAIQIVSRYSGSADGNSQFVDYVSAPVIFDRQNYAWLDEMGVVNNQLHVTGWNATNKALGKDNHYIILFDRTLGHEITRKKVNNISRIDVAEAYPQVINAAQSGFTADFSLDNLDLTHELQIISRYSDADNGEGNYVSYWLAPQRLLPQEAANQGYIDQFNISKNGKVTVTGWHVSDVATVENNRFLILFDQTAGHQIASTKISNVTRPDVAQAYPNIKGALASGFNVTFDVNPADIVFGHQYSIVSRYSTDPNGNGNDGKRTDFWSPSIVLNQSANAIDQLYLTNNGNGIHVTGWMASDASATQNHPYILVMNNGKEITRKAVQLSTRSDVAKVYPSIF; encoded by the coding sequence ATGGAACAGAAAAAACATTTTAAATTATATAAAAGTGGAAAGCAATGGATAACAGCTGCAATTGCAACGGTTGCAGTATCCACTGGAATAATTTTAGGAGGGGTGGCACAAGCTGATACTACAGACTCTGCTGATAATCAGTCAGTTGCTACTCAACCTATTTCTGACCAACAAGAAAACAATAATAATAGTAATAACAATAAACAAACACAAACCTTAAAAACTTTTACTACTGAGTCTGTTGCGGAAATAAATCATCCCCAAGAATCTGTTAGTAATAACGATACCCCTTCTAAAGAACCAGCAACTTTAGAAGCTACCCTCAGTCAAACTCAAAGTTATGATCAAAATGATAATGGTAGTTATGGAAATTTTGATTCTATCGAAGTGAATAATAATCAATTACATGTTACTGGATGGCAAGCTACGAATCAGGCGGCTGCATATGGTAATCAAAACCGATTTTTAATTGTAATTGGTCATAATGATAAAGGTGAGCAAGCCGAACTAGGCCGGACAAAATTGAACAATCAAACTATTGTTCAACGTCCAGATGTTAAAAATGTTCATAATGTCTATAATGCTGAAAATTCTGGCTTTGGTGCAAAAATACAATTAGATACTAATAAACTAAATACCTATCGAAATGCAATTCAAATTGTTAGTCGTTATAGCGGGTCTGCTGATGGTAACAGTCAGTTTGTAGATTATGTCTCCGCCCCAGTCATTTTTGATCGCCAAAATTATGCTTGGCTAGATGAAATGGGAGTTGTTAATAATCAACTTCATGTAACAGGATGGAATGCTACTAATAAAGCATTAGGTAAAGATAATCATTATATTATTTTGTTTGATCGGACTCTTGGCCATGAAATTACTCGTAAAAAAGTAAATAATATTTCTCGGATTGATGTTGCGGAAGCATATCCTCAAGTTATTAATGCTGCGCAATCTGGGTTTACGGCTGATTTTTCTTTAGATAATCTTGACTTAACTCATGAATTGCAAATTATTAGCCGTTACAGTGACGCAGATAACGGAGAAGGAAATTATGTTAGCTATTGGCTTGCACCTCAACGTTTGTTACCACAGGAAGCAGCTAATCAAGGATATATTGATCAATTTAATATAAGCAAAAATGGGAAAGTAACTGTTACAGGGTGGCATGTTAGTGATGTTGCTACTGTTGAAAATAATCGTTTCTTAATTCTTTTTGATCAAACGGCAGGTCATCAAATTGCTTCAACTAAAATAAGTAATGTTACTCGGCCAGACGTTGCCCAAGCATATCCTAATATTAAAGGTGCGTTAGCTTCAGGCTTTAATGTAACGTTTGATGTTAATCCAGCAGATATTGTTTTTGGACACCAATATTCTATCGTTAGCCGTTATTCTACAGATCCAAATGGTAATGGAAATGATGGAAAAAGAACAGATTTTTGGTCTCCATCAATTGTTCTTAATCAATCTGCTAATGCTATTGATCAACTTTATTTAACTAATAATGGTAATGGTATTCATGTTACTGGATGGATGGCTAGTGATGCCTCAGCCACCCAAAATCATCCATATATCTTAGTAATGAATAATGGAAAAGAAATTACGCGTAAAGCCGTTCAACTAAGTACTCGTTCAGATGTTGCTAAAGTTTATCCTTCAATCTTTTAA
- a CDS encoding IS30 family transposase, with protein MTHLNDTMSTSLLTTHKKNAHLTKEERVMIATLKSQGLSNRAIGRQLGVNHQTINNELNRGTVRQLRRQKSNGKIYEYSYYIYSYEAGQATYLEHHRHSGRRRLYYSSKQFLRLADQLMLGEFDDHHYSPQAVIYKARDLMNDGTLIPKSVVTLYQWINEGVLRTSNLDLFEKPKRKHHRTHPQAKRCLGPNIAQRPQTADQRSEIGHWELDTVQGQKNGNDSVVLVMTDRLSRVNITSKIAGKTAHAVNQFFINLRQKMGTDAYYRIFKTITSDNGSEFSELTQVHDHVFYADPYSPWERGSNEINNRFLRKEITKGEAINNYSSAQIIATNDWMNHYPRAMFNGHSSMDIYRKAFYQEISQLHQPIINWSVLFI; from the coding sequence ATGACGCACTTAAATGATACCATGTCTACTAGTTTATTGACTACTCATAAAAAGAATGCTCATCTTACTAAAGAAGAACGTGTGATGATTGCGACTTTAAAGTCGCAAGGACTTTCCAATCGCGCAATTGGTCGCCAATTAGGAGTTAATCATCAAACAATTAATAACGAGCTCAACCGTGGTACGGTCCGCCAACTTCGTCGTCAAAAATCTAATGGTAAGATTTACGAATATTCTTACTACATCTATAGTTATGAAGCTGGTCAGGCCACATATCTTGAACATCACCGCCATTCTGGTCGTCGTCGCTTATATTATTCTTCAAAGCAATTTTTACGATTAGCTGATCAGCTAATGCTTGGTGAGTTTGACGACCACCATTACTCCCCACAAGCGGTTATTTATAAGGCTCGAGATTTAATGAATGATGGCACCCTGATCCCAAAGTCGGTTGTAACTTTATATCAATGGATTAATGAGGGTGTGCTTCGTACGTCCAATTTAGACCTCTTTGAAAAACCTAAACGTAAGCATCATCGAACTCATCCGCAAGCTAAAAGGTGCTTAGGGCCTAATATTGCTCAACGACCTCAAACTGCGGACCAACGGTCCGAAATTGGCCATTGGGAACTAGATACAGTTCAGGGACAGAAAAACGGTAATGACAGTGTTGTACTAGTAATGACTGATCGCCTTTCACGAGTTAATATCACGAGTAAAATTGCTGGTAAAACTGCGCATGCAGTAAATCAGTTCTTTATAAATTTACGCCAGAAAATGGGCACAGATGCTTACTATCGCATCTTTAAGACAATAACCTCTGACAACGGTTCAGAATTTAGTGAGTTAACACAAGTTCACGATCATGTTTTCTATGCTGATCCGTATTCCCCTTGGGAACGTGGATCCAATGAGATCAATAACCGGTTTCTCCGCAAGGAGATTACCAAAGGTGAAGCTATAAATAACTATAGTAGTGCTCAGATCATAGCGACTAATGATTGGATGAATCACTATCCACGAGCTATGTTTAATGGACATTCGTCAATGGATATCTATCGTAAGGCCTTCTACCAAGAGATATCACAGCTCCATCAACCAATAATCAATTGGTCAGTATTATTTATTTGA
- a CDS encoding CDP-diacylglycerol diphosphatase, which yields MKIKRLLLSSSVLLMTTLGLAGCASSTNKSASSDSSSKETTSKVTESRKSSAKAKDSTKSSSKKNAASSKVSDDDVAKIDSNSSSNTTSQNANSSKATSSSQSSATSTTKSSTSSQQSSSNKANQSSEIQLGLSDVAVWTDENGVTHHVDSDGMDRQTTSGSDQITYNDWSGSLPSNAKVVQAH from the coding sequence ATGAAAATTAAACGACTTTTACTAAGCAGTTCTGTATTATTAATGACCACTTTAGGCTTAGCTGGTTGTGCAAGCAGTACAAATAAATCTGCTTCTAGTGACAGTTCGTCTAAAGAGACGACCTCAAAAGTTACTGAGAGTCGCAAAAGTTCTGCAAAAGCTAAAGATTCAACTAAATCAAGTAGTAAAAAGAATGCCGCTTCATCTAAAGTTAGTGATGATGATGTAGCCAAGATTGATTCTAATAGTAGTTCAAATACTACTTCTCAAAATGCAAACTCATCTAAGGCAACGAGTTCATCACAATCTTCTGCTACAAGTACGACAAAGTCATCTACTTCTAGTCAACAATCTTCAAGTAATAAGGCTAATCAAAGCAGCGAAATTCAACTTGGCTTAAGTGACGTTGCCGTTTGGACAGACGAAAATGGCGTTACTCATCATGTAGATAGTGATGGGATGGATCGACAAACAACGAGCGGTAGTGATCAAATTACTTATAATGATTGGTCAGGTAGTTTACCAAGCAATGCAAAGGTTGTTCAAGCTCACTAA
- a CDS encoding C39 family peptidase translates to MEIKKHYKLYKNGKQWCCMALAAAAVSVGLMLGNTNVKAATTTTADLQAEQVVTPAADSTSQSTDLAAQEKAAQAKDNGNYGWLDSANVVNNGNLQVSGWQATNQAAGKDSRYVIVYDSTTNTELGRTKINGNLARPDVAKAYPNVVNAKDAGYQATMNNLDWSKVKNVDDHLQIVSRYSDAANGEGDHVDSWSQPINLDKSNNAYLDNFSIVNNQLQVTGWNATNKALGKNNHYIILFDRTAGYELARQKATAVARPDVAKVYPQVINAQNSGFNVSFSLANVDLNHELQVISRYSDVQNGEGNNVNYWYAPKKFTPSNTSNQGNLDNFNLSNGELTVAGWHATDYSQVERNHYLILFDKSNNTQAASIKVTNVVRPDVAKAYPDVQSASQSGFNANFGKVNLTPGHAYQIVSRYSTLAEGNGDNGQSRFTDFWSAPVTLNQQAYNIDNFSATKDGFNVTGWVASDQAINKRNPYLILLNNGKEIARTKLSLTDRPDVAKVYPSLYNSQKSGFNVNLKVDPAVANGTLKILLRFADSTDGNSNYSDQASQDYPTNIGNFDNVQVTASNITVSGWRASNLTTSKPYEYLIVLDNGGKELYRQQITDKDITRNDVQNVYSYVLGTNKSGFQVTLPTQVSMMHKVVKLINRLTDDPNGNGNYIDVYSGPVSVFSGAQTEGKKTTTYNADGQIIAVYNDAEIISQLPELPTGCEITAVTMMLRYAGYNVNKIQLANEMPRSNNGDYGFVGNPFSPSGWWIFPTGIAPVVNKYVGHSDIMTGASMERIKDKLNQGHLVVAWVANVNGFVNHALALTGYDVSRLFYNNPWTGRKESMAYGEFYQHWNADRQRAISY, encoded by the coding sequence ATGGAAATTAAAAAACACTATAAATTATACAAAAATGGTAAACAATGGTGTTGTATGGCATTAGCTGCTGCTGCCGTATCTGTCGGTTTGATGCTTGGCAACACTAACGTCAAAGCAGCTACCACAACGACTGCTGATTTACAAGCAGAACAAGTTGTAACGCCAGCTGCTGATAGCACAAGTCAGTCAACAGACTTAGCTGCTCAAGAAAAGGCAGCCCAAGCAAAGGATAATGGTAATTATGGCTGGCTTGATTCAGCTAACGTGGTTAATAACGGTAACTTACAAGTTAGTGGCTGGCAGGCTACTAATCAAGCTGCTGGTAAAGATAGCCGGTATGTAATTGTTTATGACAGCACTACCAATACAGAATTAGGCCGGACCAAGATAAATGGAAATCTTGCTCGTCCCGATGTAGCGAAGGCTTATCCTAATGTAGTTAATGCTAAGGATGCCGGCTACCAGGCAACGATGAACAATCTTGATTGGAGCAAGGTTAAGAATGTTGATGATCATCTTCAAATTGTTAGCCGTTACAGTGATGCTGCTAACGGTGAGGGAGATCACGTTGATTCCTGGTCGCAACCAATCAATTTAGATAAGAGCAACAATGCCTATCTTGATAATTTCAGTATTGTTAATAACCAATTACAAGTAACCGGTTGGAATGCCACTAATAAAGCATTGGGCAAGAATAACCATTACATCATTTTATTTGACCGGACTGCCGGTTATGAGTTAGCACGGCAGAAGGCAACAGCAGTTGCCCGTCCCGATGTCGCCAAGGTTTACCCGCAGGTAATCAATGCGCAAAACTCTGGTTTTAATGTTAGCTTCTCATTGGCTAATGTGGACTTAAATCATGAATTGCAAGTTATTAGTCGCTACAGTGATGTCCAAAATGGTGAAGGCAATAACGTTAATTATTGGTATGCTCCAAAGAAATTCACTCCAAGCAATACCAGCAATCAAGGTAACCTTGATAACTTTAACCTTAGTAATGGGGAATTAACAGTTGCTGGTTGGCACGCTACTGATTATTCTCAAGTAGAAAGAAACCACTACTTAATTCTTTTTGATAAGAGTAATAATACTCAAGCTGCTTCAATAAAGGTTACTAATGTTGTGCGTCCTGATGTAGCGAAAGCTTATCCCGACGTTCAAAGTGCTAGTCAGTCTGGCTTTAATGCTAATTTTGGTAAAGTTAACCTAACTCCAGGTCATGCTTACCAAATCGTTAGCCGTTATTCAACTTTAGCTGAAGGCAATGGTGATAATGGACAAAGCAGGTTCACTGATTTCTGGTCAGCACCAGTAACATTAAACCAGCAGGCTTATAACATTGATAATTTCAGTGCGACTAAAGATGGCTTTAATGTAACCGGTTGGGTAGCTAGTGACCAGGCCATTAATAAGCGAAATCCATACTTGATTTTATTAAACAATGGCAAAGAAATTGCGCGAACAAAGTTAAGCTTAACCGATCGTCCCGATGTAGCCAAAGTTTACCCAAGTCTGTACAACTCGCAAAAGAGTGGCTTTAATGTTAATTTAAAGGTTGACCCGGCAGTAGCCAATGGTACCTTAAAGATTTTGCTTCGTTTTGCTGATTCAACAGATGGTAATAGTAATTACAGTGATCAAGCTAGTCAAGATTACCCAACAAATATCGGGAATTTTGATAATGTTCAAGTGACCGCTAGTAATATTACAGTGAGTGGTTGGCGAGCAAGTAACTTAACAACGAGCAAGCCATATGAATATTTGATTGTTCTTGATAATGGCGGTAAGGAACTTTACCGTCAGCAAATTACTGATAAAGATATTACTCGTAACGATGTTCAAAATGTTTATTCATATGTTTTAGGAACTAATAAGTCTGGTTTTCAGGTTACGTTACCAACTCAGGTAAGTATGATGCATAAAGTGGTTAAATTAATTAACCGTTTAACAGATGACCCAAATGGGAACGGAAATTATATTGATGTTTACTCTGGTCCAGTGTCAGTATTTTCTGGTGCTCAAACGGAAGGAAAGAAGACAACTACTTATAATGCTGACGGTCAAATCATTGCAGTATATAATGATGCTGAGATAATCAGTCAATTACCAGAATTGCCAACAGGATGTGAGATTACAGCAGTTACGATGATGTTGCGCTATGCAGGATATAATGTAAATAAGATTCAATTAGCAAACGAAATGCCTCGTAGTAATAATGGTGATTATGGATTTGTTGGAAATCCATTTAGTCCAAGTGGTTGGTGGATTTTCCCTACTGGTATTGCGCCGGTTGTTAATAAGTATGTTGGTCACAGTGATATTATGACTGGGGCTTCAATGGAACGAATTAAGGATAAGTTAAATCAAGGTCACTTAGTTGTTGCGTGGGTTGCTAATGTTAATGGTTTTGTCAATCATGCGTTAGCGTTAACAGGCTATGATGTAAGTCGATTATTCTACAATAATCCATGGACTGGAAGAAAAGAAAGCATGGCTTATGGTGAATTCTATCAGCATTGGAACGCGGATAGACAACGAGCAATTAGTTATTAA